The Bacteroides ovatus genomic interval GAACTGTGTTAATCCGTGTAATCCGTGCCTTAATAAAAATCAACAGGAAGTTTTGAACACTTCCTTATATATTAGATAAACTCTTTACTTCTTAGCGTAGCTGTCTGCTTTGGCTTTTGTACGTTCAATGCGTTTTTGAGTGTCCGGATGTGAAGAGAACATTCTTTGTGCATAGGATGCTTTAGGAGCATCTTTTGCAAGTTCTGCCAATTTACTCAAGGCATTTGCCATTGCATAAGGGTCGATGCCGTTTTTTACGCAGAATTCAACACCATAATCATCGGCTTCATTTTCTTGCTTTTGTGAGAATTGTGCACCGGCAAGAGCTTCTGCCATGGCTCCCAGTTCGGAGTCTGTCAGTTTGGCTACTTTGTCGTTGGCTGCACCTGCCGCGTTTTTCACAGCTGAACGTAGGTAGGCATTTTTCATAGCGTCTTTGGAATCTGTGTGAACCACATGACCGATTTCATGACCTACCACTGCCATTACTTCTTCGTCCGTCATAACATCCATCAAACCGGCGCAGATACGTACACTACCGTCACCGCAGGCAAAGGCGTTTACGTCTATTACTTCATATACGCCAAAGTTAAGTTTCAGTCCGTCCACTTCTTTGATATGTCCCGTCAGTTTCTCCAGACGTTTGCCGTATTCGGTATCAGGTTTT includes:
- a CDS encoding M48 family metallopeptidase; protein product: MKREIAMIAFVLLGMGMTASAQFGKKINLGKALQAGKDVVSAVTLSDADIANMSKEYMAWMDTHNPLTKPDTEYGKRLEKLTGHIKEVDGLKLNFGVYEVIDVNAFACGDGSVRICAGLMDVMTDEEVMAVVGHEIGHVVHTDSKDAMKNAYLRSAVKNAAGAANDKVAKLTDSELGAMAEALAGAQFSQKQENEADDYGVEFCVKNGIDPYAMANALSKLAELAKDAPKASYAQRMFSSHPDTQKRIERTKAKADSYAKK